One genomic window of Musa acuminata AAA Group cultivar baxijiao unplaced genomic scaffold, Cavendish_Baxijiao_AAA HiC_scaffold_780, whole genome shotgun sequence includes the following:
- the LOC135663989 gene encoding cytochrome b6-f complex subunit 4 codes for MSGSFGGWIHKNSPIPITKKPDLNDPVLRAKLAKGMGHNYYGEPAWPNDLLYIFPVVILGTIACNVGLAVLEPSMIGEPADPFATPLEILPEWYFFPVFQILRTVPNKLLGVLLMVSVPTGLLTVPFLENVNKFQNPFRRPVATTVFLIGTAVALWLGIGATLPIDKSLTLGLF; via the coding sequence atgtcCGGTTCCTTCGGGGgatggatccataagaattcacctatcccaataacaaagaAACCTGACTTGAACGATCCTGTATTAAGAGCTAAATTGGCTAAAGGGATggggcataattattatggagaacccgcatggcccaatgatcttttatatatttttccagtAGTAATTCTAGGTACTATTGCATGTAATGTAGGCTTGGCAGTTCTAGAACCGTCAATGATTGGTGAACCGGCGGATCCATTTGCAactcctttggaaatattacccgaATGGTACTTCTTTCCCGTATTTCAAATACTCCGCACAGTacccaataagttattaggtgtTCTTTTAATGGTTTCAGTACCAACGGGATTATTGACAGTACCTTTTTTGGAGAATGTTAATAAATTCCAAAATCCATTTCGTCGTCCAGTAGCTACAACAGTCTTTTTGATCGGTACCGCAGTAGCTCTTTGGTTAGGTATTGGAGCAACATTACCTATTGATAAATCGCTAACTTTAGGTcttttttaa